In Marisediminicola antarctica, one DNA window encodes the following:
- the pglX gene encoding BREX-2 system adenine-specific DNA-methyltransferase PglX codes for MIDSSRLLTDLKKQLKLLETDLRARSEEPGLPWAQSLRDEYERALGRERTALSWSEWRDGEVTLAAVAWIIAGTFIRFAEDNNLLAGARNDDIALALPWITGVGESLDRAVENQSAFFAAQPQLNGRDWLQSAFRVLASLPAGRALVDPHHNLVWTVEISATAADQLIAFWRETGSDETLVHDFTDSALDTRFLGDLYQDLSDHAKKTYALLQTPVFVEEFILDHTLTPALAEFGLDGLKLIDPTCGSGHFLLGAFERLDEAWKAHAPALDARTRVQKALDSIHGVDLNPFAVAIARFRLTIAALKASGETTLVAAPAFHYKLAVGDSLLRWQASAATLEIGDEEETFAYSGEDIREYAGILEPGQYHVVVGNPPYIQVKDKALNQAYRELYSTCAGKYALSVPFMELFFELARRGDDAGGAGYVGKITSNSFMKREFGKKLIEKFLSGVYTGKGHIDLTAVVDTSGAYIPGHGTPTVILFGRPRKPVSSTVRAALGVRGEPGQPADPANGLVWRDIVDHLDEPGYSGTYTTITDLERTTLAHHPWSLSGGGAGELKATIDSCRISTPGSLAFRLGVFGITAADDAFITTINQAKRFNEPAGFRTIVVGDIVRDYNLVDAQPTFFPYDHRHELLPLDTFPRVARQMWALRNELGNRATFSKQTYFKEGRPWYEWHQLPKDDGAHEWAITYAFVATHNHFALDRGNKVFGRTAPIIKLPAGATENDHIDLLGILNSSTACFWLKQVSHNKGGPGGGSSKDEKWRDFYEFTSTKLAEFPLPAVFPTAQAQLLDELSEALHAASPSAVLQRLFEGTGAQPTSEALKDAERLWMSVRARMVFEQEELDWGVYSLYGLTSQNALATSEVEDERRLPLGARSFEVALARGVAAGDVKTRWFSDFCEVERTDIPLDWPEEYRMLVSNRLQEIESNGAIRLLESPDFKRTWQTDSWEKQLASAARDLALDQLEQREYWLDAQGRPVPRSAAQLADRARNDATLRSALEILAGTPHIDLQQAITALLAAESVPSLAAQRYKPSGLTKFRDWQRVWELQRAEDRGEQVAIPVPPKYAPGDFQKTTYWKARGKLDVPKERFIAYPGALLVNDDSPIYGWAGWDHAAQGLALAVLVGEMAAGGATSAQLTPLLASMVELEPWLEQWYAEIDPAFGQSPAAAISGTLDMQLARHSLTRDDVTRWSPPPSTRGRVRTAAPAPTLIDSEESL; via the coding sequence ATGATCGACTCTTCCCGCCTGCTCACCGACCTCAAGAAGCAGCTGAAGCTGTTGGAGACGGATTTGCGCGCACGGTCGGAGGAACCGGGGCTGCCTTGGGCGCAGTCGCTCCGCGACGAATACGAACGGGCCTTGGGTCGGGAACGCACGGCACTGTCGTGGTCCGAATGGCGCGACGGAGAAGTAACTCTCGCGGCGGTCGCGTGGATCATCGCGGGCACCTTCATTCGCTTTGCAGAAGACAATAATCTGCTCGCGGGGGCTCGCAACGACGACATTGCACTAGCACTTCCCTGGATCACGGGTGTCGGCGAGAGCCTCGACCGTGCCGTCGAGAACCAGTCCGCGTTCTTCGCCGCCCAACCACAACTCAACGGCCGCGACTGGCTGCAGAGTGCCTTCCGCGTCCTCGCATCACTGCCAGCCGGTCGGGCGCTCGTTGATCCCCATCACAATCTGGTGTGGACCGTCGAGATCAGCGCCACCGCCGCCGACCAGCTCATCGCCTTTTGGAGGGAAACTGGCAGCGACGAGACCCTCGTCCATGACTTCACGGACTCCGCGCTTGACACCCGCTTCCTCGGTGATCTCTACCAGGATCTCTCCGACCATGCGAAAAAGACGTATGCACTGCTGCAAACGCCGGTGTTCGTTGAAGAATTCATTCTCGATCACACGCTCACCCCCGCCCTCGCCGAGTTCGGGCTCGACGGGCTGAAGCTCATCGACCCCACCTGCGGATCAGGGCACTTCCTCCTCGGGGCATTCGAGCGCCTCGATGAGGCTTGGAAGGCGCACGCTCCCGCGCTGGATGCGCGCACGCGCGTGCAAAAAGCACTCGATTCTATTCATGGAGTCGATCTCAACCCGTTCGCGGTCGCAATCGCCCGATTCCGTTTGACGATTGCCGCACTGAAGGCGTCAGGCGAGACAACTCTCGTTGCGGCGCCGGCATTCCACTACAAGCTCGCCGTCGGTGACTCCCTGTTGCGCTGGCAGGCGTCCGCTGCCACCCTCGAAATCGGTGACGAAGAGGAGACGTTCGCTTATTCGGGCGAGGACATTCGTGAGTATGCGGGCATCCTCGAGCCCGGTCAGTACCACGTCGTGGTCGGCAACCCGCCATATATTCAGGTGAAGGACAAAGCACTCAACCAGGCCTATCGCGAGTTGTACAGCACCTGCGCGGGCAAGTACGCCCTGTCGGTGCCGTTCATGGAACTTTTCTTTGAACTGGCCCGCCGCGGGGACGATGCCGGTGGGGCAGGCTATGTGGGCAAGATCACCTCCAACTCATTCATGAAGCGTGAGTTTGGAAAGAAGCTCATCGAGAAGTTCCTGTCCGGCGTTTACACCGGTAAGGGACACATCGACCTGACAGCTGTGGTCGACACCTCAGGCGCCTACATACCCGGCCACGGGACTCCGACCGTGATCTTGTTCGGTCGCCCGCGAAAGCCTGTCAGCTCAACAGTTCGTGCCGCCCTCGGCGTGCGCGGCGAGCCCGGCCAACCCGCCGACCCGGCGAACGGTCTGGTCTGGCGGGACATCGTGGACCACCTCGACGAGCCCGGATACAGCGGCACGTACACCACCATCACCGACCTCGAACGAACCACGCTGGCACACCACCCCTGGTCCCTCAGCGGCGGTGGAGCAGGAGAGCTAAAAGCGACCATAGATTCTTGTCGCATTTCGACGCCGGGATCACTCGCATTCAGGCTCGGGGTCTTCGGAATCACGGCGGCGGATGACGCATTCATAACTACTATTAATCAGGCAAAAAGGTTCAATGAGCCTGCTGGATTCCGGACGATCGTCGTTGGTGACATCGTTCGCGACTACAATCTGGTCGACGCTCAGCCGACATTCTTCCCTTACGATCATCGACACGAATTGCTCCCGCTCGACACGTTTCCGAGAGTGGCGCGCCAGATGTGGGCCCTTCGAAATGAACTCGGAAACCGCGCCACCTTCTCGAAGCAGACCTACTTCAAAGAGGGGCGGCCATGGTACGAATGGCATCAATTACCCAAGGATGATGGAGCCCACGAGTGGGCCATTACATATGCGTTCGTGGCGACACACAATCACTTTGCCCTCGATAGGGGCAACAAAGTTTTTGGTCGAACTGCGCCGATCATCAAACTGCCGGCTGGCGCCACCGAGAACGATCACATCGACCTCCTCGGCATCCTTAACTCCTCCACCGCCTGCTTCTGGCTCAAGCAGGTCAGCCACAACAAGGGTGGCCCGGGGGGTGGAAGCAGCAAAGACGAGAAGTGGCGCGATTTCTATGAGTTCACATCTACTAAATTGGCGGAGTTTCCTCTCCCAGCAGTCTTCCCCACGGCGCAGGCACAGTTGCTCGATGAGCTGTCTGAGGCGCTGCACGCAGCTTCCCCATCCGCTGTGCTTCAGCGCTTGTTCGAAGGAACGGGCGCGCAACCCACTAGCGAGGCACTGAAAGACGCGGAGAGGCTCTGGATGTCGGTTCGAGCTCGAATGGTCTTTGAGCAGGAGGAACTCGATTGGGGCGTCTACTCGCTCTACGGACTAACATCGCAGAACGCGCTTGCCACATCCGAAGTAGAAGACGAGCGTCGGCTCCCCCTCGGTGCGCGTTCGTTTGAAGTTGCCCTCGCTCGAGGGGTTGCAGCGGGTGATGTAAAAACCCGATGGTTCAGCGATTTTTGCGAGGTTGAGCGGACCGATATTCCCCTCGACTGGCCGGAAGAGTATCGCATGCTAGTCAGCAATCGTTTGCAGGAAATCGAGTCCAACGGAGCCATCCGGCTTCTCGAATCACCCGACTTCAAGCGCACCTGGCAGACCGATTCTTGGGAGAAACAACTGGCGTCAGCTGCCCGAGATCTCGCGCTGGACCAACTTGAGCAACGTGAGTATTGGCTCGATGCTCAGGGGCGTCCGGTTCCGCGATCCGCCGCGCAGTTGGCCGACCGTGCGCGCAATGATGCAACACTGCGGAGTGCTCTCGAGATTCTCGCCGGCACACCGCACATCGACCTGCAGCAGGCAATCACGGCGCTCCTCGCCGCGGAGAGCGTGCCTTCTCTCGCCGCCCAACGATACAAACCATCGGGGCTGACCAAGTTCCGCGACTGGCAACGGGTCTGGGAGCTGCAGAGAGCCGAGGACCGCGGCGAACAGGTAGCCATCCCCGTGCCCCCGAAATACGCCCCCGGCGACTTTCAGAAGACCACGTACTGGAAGGCGCGCGGCAAACTCGATGTGCCGAAGGAACGCTTCATCGCCTACCCGGGCGCTCTGCTTGTCAACGACGATTCCCCGATCTACGGCTGGGCTGGCTGGGACCACGCCGCCCAAGGGCTCGCTCTCGCAGTGCTCGTTGGCGAGATGGCGGCCGGCGGGGCAACGTCTGCGCAGCTCACCCCGCTACTGGCATCCATGGTGGAACTCGAGCCGTGGCTCGAGCAGTGGTACGCCGAGATCGACCCGGCCTTCGGACAGAGCCCGGCGGCGGCCATCTCCGGGACGCTGGACATGCAGCTTGCCCGCCACTCCCTCACGAGGGATGACGTCACGCGGTGGAGCCCGCCACCGTCCACCCGCGGACGCGTCCGCACCGCTGCACCTGCCCCCACACTCATCGACTCGGAGGAATCCCTGTGA
- a CDS encoding DUF6079 family protein, with translation MNDLTLRTPLRDLLTIPEKVDASDYVLRLHEGVAQADRTVADYVITDSIAASLDDALGLVERTLAEGKAKGTFIHGSFGSGKSHFMAVLHLLLTGNVPARQLPGLQQVVARRSGVFSRNLLAIDYHLLGAESFEQALFKGYLDTVRAKHPDRPLPVLHASDALFADAQKTRELMDEERFFAAVNQGNDDGWGELDMAWDASSFDAALRLPAGHPDRADLAQTLMSTLFTGYQQSGAWLDITDGLKAMTEHARDLGYDGILLFLDELVLWLGQHLSDTKFIQSETSKVAKLVETGLSSLPIPMISFVARQRDLKAFLGGGGVGAEQEALGQSFQWWEDRFEKIELKAADLPKIVKQRLLTPVGVEAGTVLRQALDIVKQDSSAWGYLLTDEAGSTERDFADVYPFSPALVDALVALSSLMQRERTALKLMGELLAAGRSVLTASDVIPVGDLFDPVVLGTVKPLTEDMRKHFAVAGDFYRNKMRPYLLGKHRLSEHDVDAQPRTHAFRTEDRLVKTLLLAELVPETTSLRNLSAARLAALNYGTINAYVPGAEAQQVVTWAKQWAQEFGEVSLSASADPIIAIRLAGVDYSSILERVQAEDTLANRRELIRSMITQELGLDGGGLVRERTLSWVWRGHKRDVSVLFGNVRDPAEVRDDDLIADADSWRLVIDFPYDDDLHSPTDDIARLNGLKGTGVESETIAWIPNFLHSDRLNDIGKLVTLEYVLKPAQFDQNAAHLSVADKGPARNALENQRAALRSRVHDVLRQAYGVSAAKGDDIDRQLDGNEVFSTLFPGLTIQPPVAVTMKDGIHAVLDQAWASQYPDHPDIEPGFTEVRPAEVRATLELVARAHAHGGRLQGLDGASQKLLRRIAVPLRLGTLRENVFAVSPATFGWRDDFVRWSSGFPAGVTVGALRGELDRWGMSPVMEDAVLITWALLSDREWVRGMAVVDAPPAGTLTPDLILRAANLPSEQHWASAVSRAQVLFGIPPEPNLVSTAVRRLGHSIATEAARWNANAAPLVVELEAHASALGIDRDAPLGRLATARRARDLLADLVKERDPRVIVEVLAAAALPDEAQSIARSITTGGDISRALHGADWSAIHTAGVFDDGALDAAMAALRAAAVADELHAPLLARFTSATRQAQDALIRRVQDQTPAPAATPAPTPIADIVPTPVPSPVPTLVAVDDIELDLGDSLEQGLSDVTASIRARLEKNPGKRVHIRWWLE, from the coding sequence GTGAATGACCTCACCCTGCGCACGCCGCTGCGCGACCTGCTCACCATCCCTGAGAAGGTAGACGCTTCCGACTACGTGTTGCGCCTGCATGAGGGCGTCGCCCAGGCTGACCGCACCGTGGCAGATTACGTGATCACCGATTCGATCGCCGCGTCACTGGATGACGCGCTCGGCCTCGTGGAGCGCACCCTCGCCGAGGGCAAGGCCAAGGGCACCTTCATCCACGGCTCCTTCGGCTCCGGCAAGTCGCACTTCATGGCGGTGCTGCACCTACTGCTCACCGGCAACGTTCCGGCCCGCCAGCTTCCGGGACTGCAGCAGGTGGTGGCCCGTCGGAGCGGGGTGTTCAGTCGTAATCTGCTCGCCATCGACTATCACCTTCTCGGTGCGGAGTCCTTCGAGCAGGCGCTGTTCAAGGGCTACCTCGACACGGTTCGAGCGAAGCATCCCGACCGCCCGCTGCCGGTACTGCATGCGAGCGATGCTCTGTTCGCGGACGCGCAAAAAACTCGTGAGCTGATGGATGAGGAACGATTCTTCGCCGCCGTCAATCAAGGCAACGACGATGGGTGGGGGGAGCTCGACATGGCGTGGGATGCCAGCTCCTTCGACGCGGCGCTGCGGCTGCCGGCGGGGCATCCCGACCGCGCCGATCTGGCGCAGACGCTGATGTCGACGCTGTTCACGGGCTACCAGCAGTCCGGCGCCTGGTTGGACATCACCGACGGGCTGAAGGCGATGACCGAGCACGCTCGCGACCTCGGCTACGACGGCATCTTGCTCTTCCTCGACGAGCTTGTGCTCTGGTTGGGACAGCATCTGTCGGACACCAAGTTCATTCAGAGTGAAACGTCCAAGGTCGCGAAGCTCGTCGAAACTGGACTCTCGTCGCTGCCCATCCCGATGATCTCGTTTGTGGCGCGCCAGCGCGACCTCAAGGCCTTTCTAGGTGGGGGCGGTGTCGGTGCCGAGCAGGAGGCGCTCGGGCAGTCATTCCAATGGTGGGAAGACCGCTTTGAGAAGATCGAGCTGAAGGCCGCCGACCTTCCGAAGATCGTCAAGCAGCGACTGCTCACCCCGGTAGGCGTGGAAGCCGGCACCGTACTGCGGCAGGCGTTGGACATCGTCAAGCAGGATTCCTCCGCGTGGGGCTACCTGTTGACCGACGAAGCCGGATCCACCGAGCGCGATTTCGCCGATGTGTATCCGTTTTCGCCAGCGCTTGTCGATGCCCTGGTGGCGCTCTCCTCGCTCATGCAGCGCGAGAGAACGGCGCTGAAACTGATGGGCGAGCTGCTCGCGGCGGGGCGCAGCGTGCTCACGGCCTCCGACGTCATCCCCGTGGGCGATCTCTTTGACCCGGTCGTGCTGGGAACGGTGAAACCGCTCACGGAAGACATGCGTAAACACTTCGCCGTTGCGGGTGACTTCTACCGGAACAAAATGCGGCCCTATTTGCTGGGCAAGCACCGCCTCAGCGAGCACGACGTCGACGCGCAGCCGCGCACGCATGCCTTCCGCACCGAGGACCGCCTCGTGAAGACACTGCTTTTGGCCGAGCTCGTCCCCGAGACGACGTCCCTACGCAATCTGTCGGCCGCTCGTCTCGCCGCCTTGAACTACGGCACTATCAACGCCTACGTTCCCGGCGCCGAGGCGCAACAGGTGGTCACCTGGGCCAAGCAATGGGCCCAGGAATTCGGTGAAGTGTCCCTCAGCGCCAGCGCTGATCCGATCATCGCCATTCGTCTGGCCGGTGTCGACTATTCATCGATCCTCGAGCGGGTGCAGGCCGAAGACACCCTCGCCAATCGCCGGGAGCTCATCCGGTCCATGATCACCCAAGAACTCGGCCTCGATGGCGGTGGCCTGGTGCGCGAACGGACCCTGTCGTGGGTCTGGCGCGGCCACAAACGCGACGTCAGCGTGCTGTTCGGCAACGTGCGTGACCCTGCGGAGGTACGCGATGATGACCTCATCGCCGATGCCGACTCGTGGCGACTCGTGATCGACTTCCCGTACGACGATGACCTCCATTCGCCCACCGACGACATCGCCCGGCTGAACGGGCTGAAGGGCACCGGTGTTGAGAGTGAGACGATCGCCTGGATCCCGAACTTCTTGCACAGCGATCGACTTAACGACATCGGCAAGCTGGTCACCCTCGAATACGTGCTGAAACCCGCCCAGTTCGACCAGAATGCCGCTCATCTGTCCGTCGCCGACAAGGGTCCGGCGCGCAACGCGCTCGAAAACCAGCGTGCGGCCCTGCGCAGCCGCGTGCACGACGTGCTGCGGCAGGCCTATGGGGTGAGCGCGGCCAAGGGTGACGATATCGACCGGCAGCTCGATGGCAACGAGGTGTTCTCGACGCTGTTCCCCGGGTTGACGATCCAGCCGCCGGTTGCGGTCACAATGAAGGACGGAATCCATGCGGTCCTCGATCAGGCGTGGGCGAGTCAATACCCGGACCACCCTGACATCGAGCCGGGATTCACCGAGGTGCGCCCCGCCGAAGTGAGAGCCACGCTGGAGCTTGTGGCACGCGCGCACGCCCATGGCGGGCGACTTCAAGGACTTGATGGCGCTTCGCAGAAGCTGCTCCGCCGGATCGCCGTGCCGTTGCGACTCGGGACACTACGCGAGAACGTTTTCGCGGTGTCGCCGGCAACCTTCGGCTGGCGGGACGATTTCGTGCGATGGAGCTCGGGCTTTCCTGCCGGCGTGACTGTGGGTGCGCTGCGCGGCGAACTTGATCGGTGGGGTATGTCGCCCGTGATGGAGGACGCCGTGTTGATCACGTGGGCGCTGTTGAGCGATCGCGAATGGGTTCGGGGGATGGCCGTCGTCGACGCCCCGCCCGCGGGCACCCTCACGCCGGACCTGATATTGCGTGCGGCAAATCTGCCATCTGAGCAGCATTGGGCATCAGCGGTCTCCCGGGCCCAAGTGTTGTTTGGGATTCCGCCGGAGCCGAATCTTGTGTCGACGGCGGTGCGTCGGCTGGGGCACAGCATTGCCACGGAGGCGGCACGGTGGAATGCGAATGCGGCGCCCCTTGTGGTTGAGCTGGAAGCCCACGCGAGCGCGCTCGGCATCGACCGGGATGCGCCGCTTGGTCGGCTGGCCACGGCCCGGCGGGCGCGAGATTTACTGGCCGACCTTGTCAAGGAGCGCGACCCGCGCGTCATCGTTGAGGTACTCGCGGCCGCAGCCTTGCCCGACGAGGCCCAGAGCATTGCGCGTTCGATCACCACGGGTGGTGACATCAGCAGAGCTCTGCACGGCGCTGATTGGAGTGCTATCCACACCGCCGGAGTCTTTGATGACGGTGCTCTGGATGCCGCGATGGCGGCGCTGCGCGCGGCGGCCGTAGCGGACGAACTCCACGCTCCGCTGCTCGCGCGATTCACCTCGGCTACGAGGCAAGCCCAGGACGCCTTAATCCGACGAGTGCAGGATCAGACTCCCGCGCCGGCTGCGACTCCCGCGCCGACTCCCATTGCGGACATTGTTCCCACCCCGGTGCCGAGTCCCGTTCCGACGCTGGTTGCAGTGGACGATATTGAGCTTGATCTGGGGGATTCTCTCGAGCAGGGACTCAGCGACGTCACGGCGAGCATCCGCGCCCGACTGGAAAAAAATCCCGGCAAGCGCGTGCACATCCGTTGGTGGTTGGAATGA